The following coding sequences lie in one Stigmatopora nigra isolate UIUO_SnigA chromosome 4, RoL_Snig_1.1, whole genome shotgun sequence genomic window:
- the LOC144195393 gene encoding protein unc-45 homolog B-like: protein MEDQIQLKDEGNKHFQAGDFDKAIQSYTKAISVCQDKKVLAVIYRNRAACYLKKEMYSNAASDASKAIDVDAADIKALYRRCQALEKLGKLDMAFKDAQRCATIEPKNKTFLEALRRLGAEIQTKLKTTFSTDSRVQNMFDILLDDDMEKDKKEKAANNLIVLARDDAGSERIFQNNGVPLLLNMMETGKSEMILAAIRTLSGMCTGHKARAMAIIHMVAIDKLCSIMAFDSEEIALATCNLFQCINDSLTGGDKREYGKEESLVLDAAKDLKTILLSLLEMVGSKKVSGHGRDQALNLLSKNVPRKGKNEHNNSRTLFTIDHGLKKILKVCGQVPELPDQLPLTENTQLIASVLLNRLYDDLTCDPERNNFRDICDEYIKSKIDPNDMDKTIHAINVVSGLLQGPFDVGNALVGRQGIMEMMVALCGSEREVDQMVAVEALIHASTKMSRASFIITNGVSLLKDIYKKTKNEKIKIRSLVGLCKLGSAGGDDYSLRQFAEGSTEKLAKQCRKWLCNPMIDAKTRKWAVEGLAYLTNDADVKDDFVEDEQALKAMFELAKSKDKTIIYAVACTLVNCTNTYEKKEIIPELVQLAKFSKQHVPEQHPKDKKDFIEKRVKRLLKAGVTSALAVMVKADNSILTDQTKEMLSRVFLALSEDPKDRGTLVAHGGGKALIPLALEGTEAGKVKASHALARIASISNPEMAFPGERVYEVVRPLVNLLHTDRDGIQNFEALRGLTNFAGFSEKLRTKIVKENALPDIESYMFEEHEQIRQAAAECMCNLVTCKEVQERYLEEGNDKLKLLVLLSGEDDETLQIAAAGALAMLTAAQKKLCTMITLVTVQWLEILQRLCIHTNPMIQHRGLVTVFNMLNSEDNELAKKLIESELLEIMSVIGKAADNPKKQDVIDAARSCLVKAMDLGLIKPFSTPS from the exons AGGGAAACAAACATTTCCAAGCAGGAGATTTTGACAAGGCTATTCAGTCTTATACTAAAGCAATCAGTGTTTGTCAAGACAAGAAGGTCTTGGCTGTTATTTACAGAAACAGAGCTGCATGCTATCTgaaaaag gAAATGTATTCCAATGCAGCCTCCGATGCATCCAAAG CTATTGACGTTGATGCTGCTGACATCAAAGCGTTGTACAGACGCTGCCAAGCTCTGGAAAAGCTTGGAAAACTTGATATGGCCTTCAAAGATGCACAAAGATGTGCGACCATTGAACCAAAGAACAAAACGTTTCTGGAGGCTCTTCGCAGGCTGGGGGCTGAAATCCAGACTAAG CTCAAAACAACATTCTCCACAGATTCAAGAGTACAGAACATGTTTGATATTCTTCTCGATGATGATATGGAAAAGGACAAGAAAGAAAAg GCTGCCAACAACCTGATTGTGCTAGCCAGAGATGATGCGGGATCAGAAAGAATCTTCCAGAATAATGGTGTGCCTCTCCTCCTCAACATGATGGAGACAGGAAAATCTGAGATGATCCTCGCTGCTATTCGCACTCTTTCGGGAATGTGCACAGGACATAAAGCTCGG GCAATGGCCATTATTCACATGGTGGCCATTGATAAATTGTGCAGTATAATGGCATTTGACAGTGAGGAGATTGCACTGGCAACATGCAATCTCTTCCAATGCATCAACGATTCCCTCACAGGCGGTGATAAAAGAGAATATGGGAAAGAGGAGTCCTTGGTTTTAG ATGCTGCTAAAGACCTGAAGACTATTCTCCTGTCTTTACTGGAGATGGTTGGCAGTAAAAAGGTGTCTGGCCATGGCCGAGACCAGGCATTGAATCTCCTGAGCAAGAACGTCCCTCGCAAAGGAAAAAATGAGCATAACAACTCAAGGACTCTCTTTACTATTGATCATG GTCTCAAGAAGATTCTCAAGGTGTGTGGTCAGGTTCCTGAACTTCCTGACCAATTGCCCTTGACTGAGAACACCCAGCTAATTGCCAGCGTGCTACTCAACCGGCTCTATGATGATCTCACGTGTGACCCGGAGAGAAACAACTTCAGGGATATATGTGATGAGTACATTAA ATCCAAAATCGATCCTAACGACATGGATAAAACAATTCACGCCATCAACGTGGTTTCGGGGCTGCTGCAAGGTCCATTTGATGTTGGGAATGCATTGGTTGGAAGGCAGGGCATCATGGAAATGATGGTGGCGCTATGTGGCTCTGAACGTGAGGTGGACCAGATGGTGGCAGTGGAGGCGCTCATCCATGCCTCGACAAAGATGAGCCGCGCCAGTTTCATCATCACCAATGGTGTGTCGTTACTTAAAGACATCTATAAGAAGACCAAAAATGAGAAGATTAAGATACGGTCGCTGGTG GGTCTCTGCAAACTCGGCTCAGCAGGAGGTGATGATTACAGTTTAAGACAGTTTGCTGAAGGCTCCACTGAGAAGTTAGCCAAGCAGTGCAGAAA ATGGCTGTGCAATCCTATGATTGATGCCAAAACAAGGAAATGGGCTGTTGAGGGTTTGGCTTACCTAACTAATGATGCTGATGTGAAAGATGACTTTGTTGAGGACGAGCAAGCATTGAAAGCCATGTTTGAACTAGCCAAG TCTAAAGATAAAACCATTATATACGCAGTGGCGTGCACATTGGTAAACTGCACCAACacctatgaaaaaaaagagattatCCCTGAGCTGGTACAGTTGGCTAAATTCTCAAAACAACACGTGCCTGAGCAACATCCTAAG GACAAGAAGGACTTTATTGAGAAGAGAGTTAAGAGGCTGCTCAAAGCTGGGGTCACATCTGCTCTTGCTGTAATGGTTAAAGCTGACAATTCTATTCTGACGGACCAAACCAAGGAAATGCTATCAAG GGTATTCCTGGCATTGTCTGAGGATCCTAAAGACCGTGGTACACTTGTTGCCCATGGTGGAGGAAAG GCTTTAATCCCCCTAGCTCTGGAAGGGACAGAAGCTGGAAAAGTAAAGGCCTCTCATGCACTTGCCAGAATTGCATCCATTTCAAATCCAGAGATGGCCTTTCCTGGTGAAAGA GTGTATGAGGTAGTTAGGCCATTAGTAAACCTtctacacacagacagagatggAATCCAGAATTTTGAGGCCCTACGAGGCCTTACCAACTTTGCAGGTTTTAGTGAAAAACTAAG GACAAAGATTGTGAAAGAGAATGCATTACCTGATATTGAGAGCTATATGTTTGAAGAACATGAACAGATCAGACAAGCTGCAGCTGAATGCATGTGCAACCTTGTGACGTGCAAAGAA gtACAAGAGCGCTACCTAGAGGAAGGTAATGATAAACTGAAGCTGCTTGTATTACTCAGTGGAGAGGATGATGAGACGCTGCAGATTGCTGCAGCTGGAGCATTGGCTATGCTTACTGCTGCTCAGAAGAAGCTCTGCACCATGATCACACTTGTG ACTGTTCAGTGGCTTGAGATCCTACAGAGGTTGTGTATACACACCAACCCAATGATCCAGCACCGTGGCCTCGTGACGGTGTTCAACATGCTCAACTCGGAGGATAACGAGCTGGCCAAGAAACTTATTGAGAGTGAGTTGCTTGAAATCATGTCAGTGATTGGCAAGGCAGCAGACAATCCCAAGAAGCAGGATGTCATCGATGCTGCACGGTCATGTCTGGTCAAAGCTATGGATCTGGGTCTGATTAAACCTTTCTCTACACCTTCTTAA